The following are from one region of the Biomphalaria glabrata chromosome 4, xgBioGlab47.1, whole genome shotgun sequence genome:
- the LOC106055012 gene encoding uncharacterized protein LOC106055012 has product MASSVSTPVVVPQATKRTHAKMSGSEVTDQQSPVKASSEADSVAAAIPDLNGSESKSSLDSAPENTAVTKISNSVTPVKEDCKVSSSDSSPKMDVTSPTKQSAVETDTPASKVSVEGASTENSSVVDCSSAQENKKDCDDKLSTCDQTTSINSDTSKAAPEAMDAQASNVNHDTVTALTETSQITTGNSASKAESKPNSGSHLEEGEEPEKRAKLSPPSVKSTGKSPEQILEHMDKTFEQRRKIITKQMPTIPELKNLYPNLFMGKQLLIEFQRITKIDIDQKIQEFCVRYATAVIEMARTKKGAAPVLARWEQAKQENDNLRQYWDMVTALCLLPLHFGENFVEMVLEIGEDEEVVPQGKIVPTLVARGNIFRTDEFFLIAENTIVQEFEEFTIAFASLYSSYWVFNMMYPETIENTYNYIQRCIVRQREPGSIPAVCKNFTKSLQKWNKVKEGK; this is encoded by the coding sequence ATGGCCAGCAGTGTCAGTACTCCTGTGGTTGTGCCTCAAGCTACCAAACGTACTCATGCCAAAATGTCTGGCTCAGAAGTCACAGATCAGCAAAGTCCTGTCAAGGCTTCTTCAGAGGCAGACAGTGTTGCAGCAGCCATACCTGATCTAAATGGGTCAGAGTCAAAGTCTAGTTTAGATTCAGCTCCTGAAAACACAGCAGTTACAAAAATTTCCAACAGTGTCACCCCTGTAAAAGAGGATTGCAAAGTGTCATCTTCTGACTCTTCCCCCAAAATGGATGTTACCAGTCCCACAAAACAGTCAGCTGTTGAGACTGATACCCCAGCAAGCAAAGTTAGTGTTGAAGGTGCCTCAACAGAAAATTCATCGGTTGTGGATTGCTCATCAGCtcaggaaaataaaaaagattgtgATGATAAACTTTCTACCTGCGATCAAACGACATCAATTAACAGTGATACATCTAAAGCAGCCCCAGAGGCAATGGATGCTCAGGCATCCAATGTGAATCATGACACAGTCACAGCTCTGACAGAGACTTCTCAGATCACAACTGGCAACTCGGCAAGCAAGGCTGAAAGTAAGCCCAACTCTGGCTCACATCTTGAAGAAGGCGAAGAACCTGAGAAAAGGGCCAAACTTTCTCCTCCTTCTGTGAAATCCACAGGAAAGTCACCAGAGCAAATTCTGGAGCATATGGACAAAACGTTTGAGCAGAGACGAAAAATTATTACCAAACAGATGCCAACTATCCCTGAACTGAAAAATTTATACCCCAACCTTTTTATGGGGAAGCAACTTCTCATTGAGTTCCAGCGCATTACAAAGATTGACATTGATCAAAAGATTCAAGAGTTCTGCGTAAGATACGCCACTGCCGTCATTGAGATGGCCAGAACGAAGAAAGGGGCAGCACCAGTTTTAGCCAGATGGGAGCAAGCGAAACAGGAAAATGATAACCTGAGGCAATATTGGGATATGGTGACAGCACTTTGCTTACTTCCGCTACATTTTGGTGAAAATTTTGTAGAGATGGTGTTAGAGATTGGGGAAGATGAAGAAGTTGTACCACAGGGAAAAATTGTCCCCACGCTTGTGGCTCGTGGCAATATATTTCGCACAGATGAGTTTTTTCTTATTGCAGAAAATACAATAGTGCAAGAGTTTGAAGAGTTTACTATTGCTTTTGCCAGCTTATATTCCAGCTACTGGGTGTTCAATATGATGTATCCTGAAACTATTGAaaacacttacaactatatccaGAGGTGTATTGTTCGACAACGTGAGCCTGGTTCTATCCCGGCAGTTTGCAAAAACTTTACCAAAAGTCTTCAAAAATGGAATAAAGTGAAAGAAGGGAAATAA